The Candidatus Binatia bacterium genome contains a region encoding:
- a CDS encoding LLM class flavin-dependent oxidoreductase — MGNSTAVALEVWTLGVGLPKVAARQAVAAERAGFDGFAVVDSQNLAGDPYVALALAAHATERIKLATGVTNPLTRHAAVTASAIATVQAESGGRAVLGIGRGDSALAHLGLAPAAVPVFERYLAQLQVYLRGDGLALADAASQIVGAPALETLGLAGAPPDSRLHWLRPTLKKVPVDVAATGPKVIAAAARHAESITFAAGADPARLRWAIDTARAARVAAGLDPATLGLGAYVNVVVHRDAREALRLAEGGLASFARFSVMHGHVRGPVDDKQREVLESVHRAYDMRRHTMTGTPQAAKLTEDFATSFAVLGPGDACIRRLREIAALGIQKLVVIGPSANADAAEASAASARFTTEVLPALR, encoded by the coding sequence TTGGGTAATTCGACGGCCGTGGCGCTCGAAGTCTGGACGCTCGGTGTCGGTCTTCCGAAAGTTGCGGCGCGCCAGGCGGTCGCGGCCGAGCGCGCCGGCTTCGACGGCTTTGCGGTCGTCGATTCGCAGAACCTTGCGGGCGATCCCTACGTCGCGCTCGCGCTGGCGGCCCACGCAACCGAACGGATCAAGCTCGCCACCGGAGTCACCAATCCCCTGACTCGGCACGCCGCCGTGACCGCATCGGCCATCGCGACGGTCCAGGCCGAATCCGGAGGCCGCGCCGTGCTCGGCATCGGCCGTGGCGATTCGGCCCTGGCCCATCTCGGGCTGGCGCCTGCCGCGGTGCCGGTCTTCGAGCGCTATCTCGCGCAGCTCCAGGTCTATCTTCGCGGAGACGGCCTCGCGCTTGCCGATGCGGCATCGCAGATCGTCGGCGCGCCGGCGCTCGAGACGCTGGGTCTTGCCGGAGCGCCGCCCGACAGCCGCCTTCACTGGCTGCGACCGACGCTGAAGAAGGTTCCGGTCGACGTCGCGGCCACCGGTCCGAAGGTCATCGCGGCGGCGGCGCGCCATGCCGAGAGCATCACGTTTGCGGCCGGCGCCGATCCGGCGCGCCTGCGGTGGGCGATCGATACGGCACGCGCTGCGCGTGTCGCAGCCGGGCTGGATCCTGCCACTCTCGGGCTCGGCGCCTACGTCAACGTCGTCGTCCATCGCGATGCACGCGAGGCGCTGCGGCTTGCCGAAGGAGGACTGGCCTCGTTCGCGCGCTTCTCCGTAATGCACGGTCACGTGCGCGGCCCGGTGGACGACAAGCAGCGCGAAGTGCTCGAAAGCGTGCACCGCGCCTATGACATGCGTCGCCACACGATGACCGGTACGCCGCAGGCCGCAAAGCTCACCGAAGATTTCGCGACGAGCTTCGCCGTGCTCGGACCGGGCGATGCGTGCATCCGGCGCCTGAGGGAGATCGCTGCGCTCGGAATACAGAAACTGGTCGTGATCGGCCCTTCCGCCAATGCCGATGCGGCCGAGGCTTCGGCGGCCTCGGCACGTTTCACGACCGAAGTACTTCCAGCGCTGCGCTGA